In Vanrija pseudolonga chromosome 4, complete sequence, a single window of DNA contains:
- the MET3 gene encoding Sulfate adenylyltransferase, producing the protein MANAPHGGILKDLVARDAPQHIALAEEARGLKDIFLTERQLCDLELILNGGFSPLEGFMNERDYKSVVETLRLAPTNGHRQGTLFPIPITLDVSQEDIARLELKAGARVALRDFRDDAALAILTVEDIYRPDKAVEAEKVLGADDKAHPAVAYLHNQTKEFYVGGKVQAVQAPTHYDYVSLRFTPAELRAHFKKLAWRKVVAFQTRNPMHRAHRELTVRAARQHRSNVLIHPVVGLTKPGDVDHYTRVRAYQALMPSYPEGLAHLALLPLAMRMAGPREAVWHAIIRKNYGATHFIVGRDHAGPGKNSQGKDFYGPYDAQELVTQYKDELDIDMVPFQAMTYLPGSDEYQPVDEVPKGTPTADISGTELRKRLRTGAAIPDWFSYTGVVKVLRDSYPPRPKQGFTILLTGLHNSGKDTIARALQVTLQQHGGRSVTLLLGEQIRAELSPELGYSPDDKHTNSVRIGFVASELTKAGAAVIAAPTAAYERSRKAIRDAVTGPGGNFFLVHVATPLEHCQKADRRGLYKRARTGELDDYEAPTNADFTCDLRTDSVPEIVHSIIMILESQNLI; encoded by the exons ATGGCCAACGCTCCCCACGGTGGTAtcctcaaggacctcgtcgcccgcgacgctCCTCAGCACATTGCCCTCGCTGAGGAGGCCCGTGGCCTCAAGGACATTTTCCTCACCGAG CGCCAGCTCTGtgacctcgagctcatcctcaACGGCGGCTTCTCCCCCCTCGAGGGCTTCATGAACGAGCGCGACTACAAGAG cgtcgtcgagaccctccgcctcgcccccaCCAACGGCCACCGCCAGGGCACCCTCTTCCCCATCCCCATCACGCTCGATGTCTCGCAGGAGGACAttgcccgcctcgagctcaaggctggcgcgcgcgtcgccctcCGCGACTTCCGTGACGATGCCGCCCTGGCCATCCTCACCGTCGAGGACATTTACCGCCCCGACAAggctgtcgaggccgagaaggtcctcggcgccgacgacaaggctcACCCGGCTGTCGCGTACCTCCACAACCAGACCAAGGAGTTCtacgtcggcggcaaggtccaGGCTGTCCAGGCGCCTACGCACTACGACTACGTCTCGCTCCGCttcacgcccgccgagctccgcgcccacttcaagaagctcgcctggcgcaaggtcgtcgccTTCCAGACCCGCAACCCCATGCACCGTGCCCACCGTGAGCTGAcggtccgcgccgcccgccagcaCCGCTCCAACGTCCTCATCCACCCTGTTGTTGGCCTCACCAAGCCCGGAGACGTCGACCACTACACCCGTGTCCGCGCCTACCAGGCTCTGATGCCCTCGTACCCCGAGGGTCttgcccacctcgccctcctcccccttgCCATGCGCATGGCTGGTCCCCGTGAGGCCGTGTGGCACGCCATCATCCGCAAGAACTACGGCGCCACCCACTTCATTGTTGGTCGTGACCACGCCGGCCCCGGCAAGAACTCGCAGGGCAAGGACTTCTACGGCCCCTACGACGCCCAGGAGCTCGTCACCCAGtacaaggacgagctcgacatcgACATGGTCCCCTTCCAGGCCATGACCTACCTCCCCGGCTCGGACGAGTACcagcccgtcgacgaggtcccCAAGGGCACCCCCACCGCCGACATCTCGGGCACCGAGCTCCGCAAGCGTCTCCGCACTGGCGCCGCCATCCCCGACTGGTTCTCGTACACTGGTGTCGTCAAGGTCCTCCGCGACTCGTACCCCCCTCGCCCCAAGCAGGGCTTCACCATCCTGCTCACGGGTCTCCACAACTCGGGCAAGGACACGATCGCGCGTGCCCTCCAGGTCACGCTCCAGCAGCACGGTGGCCGCTCGGTTACGCTTCTGCTCGGTGAGCAgatccgcgccgagctctcGCCCGAGCTTGGCTACTCGCCCGACGACAAGCACACCAACTCGGTCCGCATTGGCTTTGTCGCCTCCGAGCtcaccaaggccggcgccgctgtcATCGCTGCCCCCACTGCTGCTTACGAGCGCTCTCGCAAGGCCATCCGTGACGCCGTCACCGGCCCCGGTGGCAacttcttcctcgtccaCGTCGCCACTCCCCTCGAGCACTGCCAGAAGGCCGACCGCCGCGGTCTCTACAAGCGCGCCCGCactggcgagctcgacgactACGAGGCGCCCACCAACGCCGACTTTACGTGCGACCTCCGCACCGACTCGGTCCCCGAGATTGTGCACTCGATCATCATGATCCTCGAGAGCCAGAACCTCATCTAA